In Ananas comosus cultivar F153 linkage group 10, ASM154086v1, whole genome shotgun sequence, the following proteins share a genomic window:
- the LOC109716405 gene encoding methionine aminopeptidase 1D, chloroplastic/mitochondrial yields the protein MACSPSLRPRLLSSFFGDRILYSAVPLRSFLHLHAGNKQASVQLSRTLCNLADLLFNRRDKDDLLNNKRKRLQPGNVSPCLEVPDHIPRPPYVNSRQSPGIAFGPEIHDERGIECMRASGRLAAQVLEYAGNLVKPGTTTDEIDKVVHQMIIDNGAYPSPLGYGGFPKSVCTSVNECICHGIPDSRALEDGDIINIDVTVYLNGYHGDTSATFLCGDVDEGAKKLVKVTKECLDKAISICAPGVEVNRIGKTIHDHADKFRFGVVRQFVGHGVGRVFHADPVVLHYRNNECGRMVLGQTFTIEPMLTMGSTNPRIWADNWTAVTEDGSLSAQFEHTILIIENGAEILTKC from the exons ATGGCGTGCTCACCTTCTCTGCGACCCCGCCTCCTCTCTTCCTTCTTCGGAGACCGCATCCTCTACTCCGCAGTGCCGCTCCGCTCCTTTCTCCACCTTCACGCTG GAAATAAGCAAGCATCAGTGCAGTTGTCCAGAACTTTGTGCAATTTAGCTGATCTTCTCTTTAATAGAAG AGATAAGGATGACTTGTTAAATAATAAGCGGAAACGTCTGCAACCTGGGAACGTTTCTCCTTGTCTAGAAGTTCCTGATCATATACCTCGGCCTCCATATGTAAATTCTCGTCAATCACCTGGAATCGCTTTCGGACCTGAAATTCATGACGAAAGGGGAATAGAATGCATGCGAGCTTCTGGACGGCTTGCTGCTCAAGTTTTGGAGTATGCTGGGAATCTTGTTAAG CCAGGTACAACGACTGACGAGATTGACAAAGTAGTACACCAAATGATCATCGACAATGGAGCATATCCTTCACCTCTTGGCTATGGTGGCTTCCCAAAGAGTGTTTGCACATCAGTAAATGAATGTATTTGTCATGGAATACCAGATTCACGTGCACTTGAG GATGGTGACATTATCAACATTGATGTTACCGTCTATCTCAAT GGTTATCATGGTGATACATCTGCCACATTTCTTTGCGGTGATGTCGACGAGGGAGCTAAGAAATTAGTAAAG GTAACAAAAGAATGTCTTGACAAGGCAATATCGATATGTGCTCCGGGAGTGGAGGTCAACCGCATTGGGAAAACCATACA TGATCATGCAGATAAATTTCGGTTTGGTGTAGTTCGACAATTTGTTGGTCATGGAGTTGGGCGAGTGTTCCATGCTGATCCTGTTGTTCTTCATTACA GAAATAATGAATGTGGACGCATGGTATTAGGTCAAACATTTACAATAG AGCCCATGCTAACAATGGGGAGCACAAATCCTAGGATATGGGCCGATAATTGGACCGCGGTGACAGAAGATGGGAGCTTGTCGGCGCAGTTTGAGCACACGATATTGATTATAGAAAATGGGGCAGAAATACTTACAAAATGCTAA